The following DNA comes from uncultured Acidilobus sp. JCHS.
CCCATGGTCCCGACGAGATAGAACTCGACCTCAGGACAAGCTTCGCCACCTCGACTAGCTGAGGAAGCCTCTTTCTCAGGCGCTATCCTGCTCACGGTCAGCGCTATCTTGCCCCTCTTGGTCCTCTCGGCAAGTGAGGAGAGCTCCTCTACGTTAACCGGGGGGTGAACTACATAAACTCTCTCGTTTCCATAAATGCTCCTTACGTGCTCGGCTGTCCATGTGCTGTTAGTCATAATAGGCCTGGTCGAGTCAACCATTGACCAGGCCTTTCTAGCCACCAGCCAATTGTAGACATTCCAGGTCACCCCTTTCCTTTGGCTTTGCGCTGTCATGAAGCCAGCTATGGCAGGGTAGTGAACGTATATCACGTCGGCCCACCTAAGCGGCATGTTGCTCTGCGTCTCAATAATTATGTCGTAGTTCTTTCTGAGACGCCTTGCAGGCCTGGCAAGCTCATCTACGGTTACGAGCCTTCTGTAGTAGAAGAAGCGCCCACTACGCCTCAGGAGCCTGGCAAGCCTAGGTTCACCAAGCACGATAGGCCTTGTAGCGTCCCTCATGCCATCACTCAGCACTCTCCATACGTTCTCATCAACATAGGCCGTGTAGAGGTCAGCCTCGTGGCCGAGCTCCCTCAGGGCCCTATACATCTCCAGGGACAGCTTCTCGCCTCCGCCGGCCTCCTCAAAGAACGAGTGAATTATCGCTATTTTCAATGTAGTAGCCCCACAAGCCAGTTTACTTGAGAGAATTTAAAGCAGGTAGGACGTGCTGACCTTTAACCCTTGTTGCGCAAGTCGCCTCTTTTTCGGTGATAGCGCACTGGCGTTTTCACGTGCAGCGCCTCCTGCTTTAAA
Coding sequences within:
- a CDS encoding Glycosyltransferase, encoding MKIAIIHSFFEEAGGGEKLSLEMYRALRELGHEADLYTAYVDENVWRVLSDGMRDATRPIVLGEPRLARLLRRSGRFFYYRRLVTVDELARPARRLRKNYDIIIETQSNMPLRWADVIYVHYPAIAGFMTAQSQRKGVTWNVYNWLVARKAWSMVDSTRPIMTNSTWTAEHVRSIYGNERVYVVHPPVNVEELSSLAERTKRGKIALTVSRIAPEKEASSASRGGEACPEVEFYLVGTMGPASGPVIQELKRRAEGLSNFHLETDVPRSRILELMSQASIYLHPPFAEHFGIAIAEAAAAGLLPVVYRDGGGWTDIVSRIDEGLGYTSVEEAAHIIRSLLNDPGRLRALSAKAREVAKGFSYERFKERVNEVIRLLTAKGP